From Triticum aestivum cultivar Chinese Spring chromosome 4A, IWGSC CS RefSeq v2.1, whole genome shotgun sequence, a single genomic window includes:
- the LOC123088416 gene encoding disease resistance protein RGA4, which translates to MIELTAVATVAAKIAPKLAVFFPRRRRLLGELEYDIEHIQRECSIIAAAIADDGNHPHSSDAAEAHQEWIKIVRDLAYDIDDCIDRFIHRVSAAPVADAGWIRRKAHRLKTVRARRKFAAAIVRLRKRSDEASEMRKKYTDLAYGHGRAAAVFESGAPEAEAEPEAYTDTPVGMEAPEEELMDLIREKPQGEPDRLKVISLVGFGGIGKSQLAKRVYGTIDESQYPARAWVRAAEKGPEDLLQSILQELGAHTTTINSSSSNSKLCATIQKRLGTQRFFIVIDGMREDFWVDIKDAFPVFPGVDSRVLVTTARQTIAIKSSSRDGHVYVMRTLADDHSRQLFYEEASLVYPPTIGDKKLSSEVIKRCDGLPLALVTTARLLHGESRPEQWADLGGNLGEHLENNKKLASMHGVLVRSYTGLSKQHIKTCLLYLGIYPSGRPIRRGSLIRRWSAEGFITAEHKRSAREVAVGNFNELVDWSIIQPIDGSGSSRAEVKACQTHGIMLEFLLHKSMCENFVTLLYDDVPPPSKVRWLSLHNGSAASSRINPNDVPFLRSLTIFGKVHKSVLNFSKYKLMRVLDLEECHQHLEDKHLKGICSNLLLLRYLSLRGASKITVIPKEVKKLQLLETLDVRGTNIEILPTPVMQLPCLIHLFGKFKLPQGVGSRKMRKLQAWLQEEENSKLQTVAGFVVDDKSQGFAQLMGEMKKLTKVKIWCESSTTDASSYLRHVSKAIKKFRRGTDSSDNLSHLSEAIKEFIDRGTDQNKSRSLSLNMNGAWCQDFLDFSLENDSSSYLSSLKLQGNNISSLPPFISMLGGLTKLCLSFSHLQLSSGILEALNNVCGLKYLKLNATRLDDLVIQEDALGSLKRLCIVVEVMSGLVIEEGALPDLESLQLLCKDLNGFSSMRIQSLPRLKEVVLHDGVSQGTKEEWKGATKNHSRRPKLLFVTKQMVDDHFKPMGIEAAPEISPAATATDTMVVESEPAENSKSPVVPPTDTTLLVTTQPDAISTRESVQVVTTSETVDARDLIGTESAAENSTVATTTNTTKKIDVESEPVGNSESPAAPPTDTMLSMTTPPNVISTRGSVQLNGGCQHDDDGKDLDEIEDSEDFATKNGLTTHVIDQMSKESYKVEMEGPCLEGLHREDGTQKRGLQNKQRLRVRLSSLVAVGIFRQGNRRGRLVHRLG; encoded by the exons ATGATCGAATTAACTGCGGTTGCCACGGTGGCCGCCAAGATCGCGCCTAAGCTCGCCGTCTTTTTTCCGAGAAGACGCAGGCTACTAGGGGAACTGGAGTATGACATCGAACACATCCAAAGGGAGTGTTCGATCATTGCTGCCGCCATAGCAGATGATGGCAATCATCCCCATTCGAGCGACGCCGCGGAGGCGCATCAGGAATGGATCAAGATCGTGCGTGACTTGGCGTACGACATTGATGACTGCATCGACCGCTTCATACACCGCGTCTCGGCGGCGCCCGTCGCCGACGCCGGGTGGATCCGTCGGAAAGCACACCGGCTGAAGACGGTGAGGGCCCGTCGCAAGTTTGCTGCGGCAATCGTTCGTCTCAGGAAGCGGTCAGACGAGGCTTCCGAGATGAGAAAGAAGTACACCGATCTGGCGTACGGACACGGCCGTGCCGCCGCCGTTTTCGAGTCAGGAGCACCGGAGGCCGAGGCGGAGCCCGAGGCGTACACAGATACCCCCGTCGGTATGGAAGCGCCCGAGGAAGAGCTCATGGATCTGATAAGGGAAAAGCCGCAAGGTGAACCTGACAGGCTCAAGGTGATCTCCCTTGTCGGATTCGGTGGTATCGGCAAGTCTCAGCTTGCCAAGCGTGTGTACGGCACAATTGACGAAAGCCAATACCCAGCACGGGCTTGGGTCCGAGCTGCAGAGAAAGGCCCAGAAGATCTTCTCCAATCGATATTGCAGGAACTTGGAGCGCATACCACCACCATTAACTCAAGCTCCAGCAACAGTAAGCTCTGTGCAACCATACAAAAGCGCCTTGGGACCCAGAG GTTCTTCATTGTAATTGATGGCATGCGGGAAGACTTTTGGGTCGATATAAAAGATGCTTTCCCTGTGTTTCCTGGGGTCGACAGTAGAGTGCTCGTCACAACGGCCAGGCAGACCATAGCAATCAAGAGCAGCAGTCGTGATGGTCATGTGTATGTAATGAGAACTCTTGCCGACGACCACTCAAGACAATTGTTCTATGAGGAAGCTTCCTTGGTGTATCCACCAACAATTGGTGATAAGAAGCTGAGTTCAGAAGTAATAAAGAGATGCGATGGTCTGCCCCTTGCTCTTGTTACCACAGCACGGTTGTTGCACGGTGAATCCAGACCAGAACAATGGGCAGATCTGGGAGGAAACCTTGGCGAACATCTGGAGAACAATAAGAAGTTAGCAAGTATGCATGGTGTGCTCGTCCGTAGCTACACCGGCCTAAGTAAGCAGCATATCAAGACATGCTTGTTATATCTGGGTATTTACCCAAGTGGCCGCCCAATCAGGAGAGGAAGCCTGATAAGGCGATGGTCCGCTGAAGGTTTCATCACAGCAGAGCACAAGCGCAGTGCCCGGGAGGTCGCTGTTGGTAATTTCAACGAGCTGGTCGACTGGAGCATCATCCAGCCTATTgatggcagcggcagcagcagagcaGAGGTGAAGGCATGCCAAACTCATGGCATAATGCTCGAGTTCCTCCTGCACAAGTCCATGTGTGAGAATTTTGTTACCTTGTTGTACGATGATGTTCCCCCACCCAGTAAAGTCCGTTGGCTCTCTCTGCATAATGGAAGTGCTGCAAGCTCCAGAATTAATCCAAATGATGTACCCTTTCTCCGTTCTCTGACAATCTTCGGCAAGGTGCATAAATCTGTCTTGAATTTTTCCAAATATAAATTGATGAGAGTTTTGGATTTAGAAGAGTGTCATCAACACTTGGAGGACAAGCATCTCAAGGGGATATGTAGCAACCTGTTGCTACTCAGGTACCTAAGCCTCCGGGGCGCTTCTAAAATTACAGTCATTCCCAAAGAGGTCAAGAAGCTTCAACTTTTGGAGACACTGGATGTAAGAGGAACGAATATAGAGATTCTGCCCACGCCAGTCATGCAGCTACCATGTCTAATTCATCTGTTTGGAAAGTTCAAGCTCCCACAAGGTGTAGGAAGCCGGAAAATGCGTAAGCTACAGGCTTGGTTGCAAGAGGAAGAGAACAGTAAACTGCAAACGGTAGCAGGATTTGTTGTGGACGACAAGAGCCAGGGATTTGCACAGCTGATGGGTGAAATGAAGAAACTGACGAAGGTGAAAATATGGTGTGAGTCGTCTACCACCGATGCCAGCAGCTACTTAAGGCATGTCTCAAAGGCCATTAAGAAGTTCAGGAGAGGCACCGATTCTTCTGACAACTTAAGTCATCTCTCAGAGGCCATCAAGGAGTTCATCGACAGAGGCACCGACCAGAACAAATCTCGTTCACTCTCACTGAACATGAACGGTGCATGGTGTCAGGACTTCCTAGATTTCTCCCTGGAAAATGACTCATCCAGCTATCTTAGCTCGCTCAAGCTACAAGGAAACAACATATCCAGCCTTCCTCCGTTTATTAGCATGCTAGGTGGTCTCACTAAGCTTTGTCTTTCATTCTCTCATCTTCAGCTGAGCAGCGGCATTCTTGAAGCCCTGAACAACGTATGCGGCCTGAAGTACCTCAAGCTGAATGCAACTCGACTGGACGATCTCGTTATTCAAGAGGATGCACTCGGAAGCCTGAAACGCCTATGCATCGTGGTGGAAGTCATGAGTGGGCTGGTAATCGAAGAGGGGGCTCTGCCAGACCTCGAGTCCCTTCAGCTTCTATGCAAGGATCTGAATGGCTTTAGCAGCATGAGGATCCAGTCCTTGCCACGTCTTAAGGAGGTCGTCCTTCATGATGGAGTgagccaaggaacaaaagaggagtGGAAAGGAGCAACAAAGAACCACTCCAGACGTCCCAAGCTCTTGTTTGTCACGAAACAAATGGTTGATGATCATTTCAAACCGATGGGAATTGAGGCTGCTCCGGAAATTAGCCCTGCGGCGACAGCTACTGACACGATGGTTGTGGAAAGCGAGCCTGCAGAGAATTCTAAGAGCCCTGTGGTACCACCTACCGATACCACGTTATTGGTGACAACGCAGCCCGACGCTATTTCTACTCGAGagtctg TACAAGTCGTTACTACTTCTGAGACGGTTGATGCTCGGGACCTGATAGGAACTGAGTCTGCTGCGGAAAATAGTACAGTGGCAACAACTACTAATACGACCAAAAAGATTGATGTGGAAAGTGAGCCTGTGGGAAATTCTGAGAGCCCAGCAGCACCGCCTACTGATACGATGTTATCAATGACAACGCCGCCCAATGTCATTTCTACTCGGGGGAGTG TACAACTTAATGGTGGTTGCCAACATGATGATGATGGGAAGGATCTGGATGAGATTGAGGACTCCGAAGACTTTGCTACGAAAAATGGTCTGACAACTCATGTGATAGATCAGATGAGCAAGGAAAGTTATAAAGTGGAGATGGAAGGACCATGTTTAGAGGGTCTGCATAGGGAAGATGGCACCCAG AAACGAGGACTACAAAACAAACAGCGTCTGCGCGTGAGGTTGTCATCTCTGGTGGCAGTTGGGATCTTTCGTCAAGGAAATCGACGGGGGCGATTGGTGCATCGTCTGGGTTAA